A genomic stretch from Maniola jurtina chromosome 26, ilManJurt1.1, whole genome shotgun sequence includes:
- the LOC123878474 gene encoding dipeptidyl peptidase 9 isoform X1, translating into MEIVKMELREAGDGAAAGEYDRGPKKYSWSEVRQAVHDLRKELSSLSTMVPMAISFRRLGNGKTRVYFLRTPQNGWEITLLYTDVTPSQQPSNARLDWKPLIESNVALGVSSGKWSREEQLLWERQRVAAWGIASYELHPKTGRVLFPCASSLFIAEEGPNQSPPLVPRSLSTGWGAPLTPAMCPSLPSLVAHAARGDIWLAGDTLRRPARLTYACKGGDEKLADDPRQAGVPCYVTQEEFSRYTGIWWQPKCDDDVFRIVYEEVDESDVKIFSFPSSQSSSGEVEEFRFPRAGTPNAKSILKMVTFRLQKATPTTVLDYYQEGNSERIVSDSSNDSMEVTDIRWYDLRQSLKETFPWLEYLARVGWTPCNQYVWVQLLDRKQQRLELAVVPVSEFSARASYENAPADMNPGEMNEPILHNNTQPIQVLVQESAPEAWVNVHDILHFLPSSLGTVKFIWASEETGHLHLYLITCAVPGKRAESVIEMITEDESHAIGPNIISKEAITTGEWEIMGRKIWVDESRGLVYFVGLRETPLERHLYVAPFNPPRPHQVTLLTTVGHSHTVDMDEDCSMAVITSSNISSVPNTRVYRVTHGANTMLLPHGTLVERASSESSDTRSFNGSWDSRSCDGEDDSEVSLLVRERSLSSIDVPPPQILSTRLSCGLMAYCTLWRCAGSGRRPTVLHVYGGPEVQTVTNSYKGIRQLRMHMLAARGFNVVAVDSRGSKHRGRAWEAAIKGKMGQVELDDQVEVLQWLAKETGCIDMERVAIHGWSYGGYLSLIGLATRPSIFKVCVAGAPVTCWRLYDTAYTERYMGLPAWAPHAYSRASVLAHAPFFPDKEGRLLIIHGLADENVHFCHTAALLAELVRLGKPHRVQVYPGERHSLRAMHAAKHYEATLLHFLHENL; encoded by the exons atggaaattgtGAAAATGGAGCTCAGGGAGGCTGGTGATGGGGCAGCGGCTGGCGAATATGACCGCGGACCCAAGAAATACAGCTGGTCAGAGGTCCGACAGGCTGTGCATGATTTACGTAAAGAATTATCGTCTTTGTCGACCATGGTACCTATGGCTATATCGTTTAGGAGACTCGGCAATGGAAAAACGAGAGTCTACTTCTTGAGGACTCCTCAGAACGGGTGGGAGATCACACTGCTCTATACGGACGTTACGCCCTCCCAACAACCTAGCAATgcaag ATTAGATTGGAAACCTCTCATCGAATCGAACGTAGCCCTGGGTGTGTCATCGGGCAAGTGGTCCAGAGAGGAACAGCTGTTGTGGGAGCGCCAGCGGGTGGCCGCGTGGGGCATAGCCTCCTATGAGCTGCACCCTAAGACGGGGCGGGTGCTGTTCCCATGCGCCTCTTCACTGTTCATAGCTGAGGAGGGGCCTAATCAA TCACCACCTCTAGTACCCCGCTCGCTCAGCACCGGCTGGGGTGCTCCGCTGACGCCCGCGATGTGTCCCTCCCTGCCGTCCCTAGTGGCGCACGCGGCTCGAGGGGACATCTGGCTTGCGGGGGACACTCTGCGCAGGCCAGCCAGACTCACCTACGCTTGCAAGGGAGGTGATGAGAA GTTAGCGGACGACCCTCGTCAAGCTGGAGTGCCGTGTTACGTTACGCAGGAGGAATTCTCCCGGTACACCGGCATCTGGTGGCAGCCCAAATGCGATG ATGACGTATTCCGGATAGTATACGAGGAAGTGGACGAAAGTGACGTGAAGATATTCAGCTTCCCCTCCTCGCAGAGCTCTAGCGGGGAAGTGGAGGAGTTCAG GTTTCCACGAGCAGGGACCCCGAACGCGAAATCAATACTCAAAATGGTGACCTTCCGACTACAGAAGGCGACCCCCACCACCGTCTTAGATTATTATCAAGAAGGAAACTCGGAACGAATAG TTTCAGACTCAAGCAATGATTCAATGGAAGTGACAGATATCCGGTGGTATGACCTTCGGCAGTCGCTGAAAGAGACCTTCCCTTGGCTGGAATACTTGGCCAGGGTGGGGTGGACGCCGTGCAATCAATA CGTATGGGTACAGTTACTGGACAGGAAACAGCAGCGGTTAGAACTCGCGGTAGTGCCAGTGAGTGAGTTCAGTGCTCGCGCGAGCTACGAGAACGCGCCCGCGGATATGAACCCCGGGGAGATGAATGAGCCTATTCTGCATAATAATACTCAG ccaATCCAAGTCTTAGTACAAGAATCAGCGCCCGAAGCGTGGGTGAACGTGCACGACATCCTGCATTTTCTGCCTTCCTCTCTTGGCACCGTGAAGTTCATATGGGCGTCGGAGGAAACTGGCCACCTTCATCTATACCTTATTACATGCGCCGTGCCCGGGAAGAGAGCAGAAT CGGTGATAGAGATGATAACAGAGGACGAGTCACACGCAATAGGCCCCAATATAATAAGTAAAGAAGCGATCACTACTGGTGAATGGGAGATCATGGGAAGGAAGATTTGG GTGGATGAATCCCGAGGCCTAGTGTACTTCGTAGGGCTCCGTGAGACGCCACTGGAGCGCCATCTATACGTAGCGCCCTTCAACCCGCCTCGGCCGCACCAAGTCACTCTACTTACCACTGTTGGCCACTCGCACACGGTTGATATGGACGAG GATTGCTCGATGGCGGTTATTACGTCCTCAAATATCAGCAGCGTGCCAAACACGCGAGTGTATCGAGTCACTCACGGAGCGAACACTATGCTGTTACCGCACGGGACTCTAGTCGAGAGAGCGAGCTCAG AGTCATCGGACACGCGGTCGTTCAACGGCTCCTGGGACAGCAGGTCGTGTGACGGCGAGGACGACAGCGAAGTATCATTACTTGTGAGGG AACGTTCCCTCAGCAGCATAGACGTACCCCCACCACAGATACTGTCGACGCGACTGTCGTGCGGTCTAATGGCGTATTGCACGCTGTGGCGATGCGCGGGCTCGGGCCGGCGACCCACTGTTCTACACGTGTACGGCGGGCCAGAGGTGCAGACAGTTACCAACAGCTACAAG GGTATTCGGCAACTGCGGATGCATATGCTGGCCGCCCGGGGTTTCAACGTGGTCGCAGTCGACTCTAGGGGGTCGAAGCATCGTGGCAGGGCGTGGGAGGCCGCCATAAAGGGGAAGATGGGGCAGGTGGAGCTGGATGACCAG GTAGAAGTATTACAGTGGCTGGCCAAAGAGACCGGCTGCATAGACATGGAACGAGTGGCTATACACGGCTGGAGTTATg gTGGTTACCTCTCGCTAATAGGCCTAGCGACTCGACCCAGCATCTTCAAAGTGTGCGTGGCGGGAGCACCCGTAACGTGTTGGCGACTCTACGACACGGCGTACACGGAGCGATACATGGGTCTACCCGCATGGGCGCCGCATGCGTACAGCAGAGCGAGCGTGCTTGCGCATGCGCCTTTCTTCCCCGACAA AGAAGGCAGGCTACTCATAATCCACGGGTTGGCGGATGAGAACGTACACTTCTGTCATACCGCGGCTTTGCTCGCCGAGCTTGTGCGGTTAGGGAAACCGCATCGCGTACAG GTTTACCCAGGCGAAAGGCATTCTCTGCGGGCGATGCACGCGGCGAAACACTACGAAGCAACTCTACTTCATTTCCTACACGAAAACCTGTGA
- the LOC123878474 gene encoding dipeptidyl peptidase 9 isoform X2, which yields MEIVKMELREAGDGAAAGEYDRGPKKYSWSEVRQAVHDLRKELSSLSTMVPMAISFRRLGNGKTRVYFLRTPQNGWEITLLYTDVTPSQQPSNARLDWKPLIESNVALGVSSGKWSREEQLLWERQRVAAWGIASYELHPKTGRVLFPCASSLFIAEEGPNQSPPLVPRSLSTGWGAPLTPAMCPSLPSLVAHAARGDIWLAGDTLRRPARLTYACKGGDEKLADDPRQAGVPCYVTQEEFSRYTGIWWQPKCDDDVFRIVYEEVDESDVKIFSFPSSQSSSGEVEEFRFPRAGTPNAKSILKMVTFRLQKATPTTVLDYYQEGNSERIDSSNDSMEVTDIRWYDLRQSLKETFPWLEYLARVGWTPCNQYVWVQLLDRKQQRLELAVVPVSEFSARASYENAPADMNPGEMNEPILHNNTQPIQVLVQESAPEAWVNVHDILHFLPSSLGTVKFIWASEETGHLHLYLITCAVPGKRAESVIEMITEDESHAIGPNIISKEAITTGEWEIMGRKIWVDESRGLVYFVGLRETPLERHLYVAPFNPPRPHQVTLLTTVGHSHTVDMDEDCSMAVITSSNISSVPNTRVYRVTHGANTMLLPHGTLVERASSESSDTRSFNGSWDSRSCDGEDDSEVSLLVRERSLSSIDVPPPQILSTRLSCGLMAYCTLWRCAGSGRRPTVLHVYGGPEVQTVTNSYKGIRQLRMHMLAARGFNVVAVDSRGSKHRGRAWEAAIKGKMGQVELDDQVEVLQWLAKETGCIDMERVAIHGWSYGGYLSLIGLATRPSIFKVCVAGAPVTCWRLYDTAYTERYMGLPAWAPHAYSRASVLAHAPFFPDKEGRLLIIHGLADENVHFCHTAALLAELVRLGKPHRVQVYPGERHSLRAMHAAKHYEATLLHFLHENL from the exons atggaaattgtGAAAATGGAGCTCAGGGAGGCTGGTGATGGGGCAGCGGCTGGCGAATATGACCGCGGACCCAAGAAATACAGCTGGTCAGAGGTCCGACAGGCTGTGCATGATTTACGTAAAGAATTATCGTCTTTGTCGACCATGGTACCTATGGCTATATCGTTTAGGAGACTCGGCAATGGAAAAACGAGAGTCTACTTCTTGAGGACTCCTCAGAACGGGTGGGAGATCACACTGCTCTATACGGACGTTACGCCCTCCCAACAACCTAGCAATgcaag ATTAGATTGGAAACCTCTCATCGAATCGAACGTAGCCCTGGGTGTGTCATCGGGCAAGTGGTCCAGAGAGGAACAGCTGTTGTGGGAGCGCCAGCGGGTGGCCGCGTGGGGCATAGCCTCCTATGAGCTGCACCCTAAGACGGGGCGGGTGCTGTTCCCATGCGCCTCTTCACTGTTCATAGCTGAGGAGGGGCCTAATCAA TCACCACCTCTAGTACCCCGCTCGCTCAGCACCGGCTGGGGTGCTCCGCTGACGCCCGCGATGTGTCCCTCCCTGCCGTCCCTAGTGGCGCACGCGGCTCGAGGGGACATCTGGCTTGCGGGGGACACTCTGCGCAGGCCAGCCAGACTCACCTACGCTTGCAAGGGAGGTGATGAGAA GTTAGCGGACGACCCTCGTCAAGCTGGAGTGCCGTGTTACGTTACGCAGGAGGAATTCTCCCGGTACACCGGCATCTGGTGGCAGCCCAAATGCGATG ATGACGTATTCCGGATAGTATACGAGGAAGTGGACGAAAGTGACGTGAAGATATTCAGCTTCCCCTCCTCGCAGAGCTCTAGCGGGGAAGTGGAGGAGTTCAG GTTTCCACGAGCAGGGACCCCGAACGCGAAATCAATACTCAAAATGGTGACCTTCCGACTACAGAAGGCGACCCCCACCACCGTCTTAGATTATTATCAAGAAGGAAACTCGGAACGAATAG ACTCAAGCAATGATTCAATGGAAGTGACAGATATCCGGTGGTATGACCTTCGGCAGTCGCTGAAAGAGACCTTCCCTTGGCTGGAATACTTGGCCAGGGTGGGGTGGACGCCGTGCAATCAATA CGTATGGGTACAGTTACTGGACAGGAAACAGCAGCGGTTAGAACTCGCGGTAGTGCCAGTGAGTGAGTTCAGTGCTCGCGCGAGCTACGAGAACGCGCCCGCGGATATGAACCCCGGGGAGATGAATGAGCCTATTCTGCATAATAATACTCAG ccaATCCAAGTCTTAGTACAAGAATCAGCGCCCGAAGCGTGGGTGAACGTGCACGACATCCTGCATTTTCTGCCTTCCTCTCTTGGCACCGTGAAGTTCATATGGGCGTCGGAGGAAACTGGCCACCTTCATCTATACCTTATTACATGCGCCGTGCCCGGGAAGAGAGCAGAAT CGGTGATAGAGATGATAACAGAGGACGAGTCACACGCAATAGGCCCCAATATAATAAGTAAAGAAGCGATCACTACTGGTGAATGGGAGATCATGGGAAGGAAGATTTGG GTGGATGAATCCCGAGGCCTAGTGTACTTCGTAGGGCTCCGTGAGACGCCACTGGAGCGCCATCTATACGTAGCGCCCTTCAACCCGCCTCGGCCGCACCAAGTCACTCTACTTACCACTGTTGGCCACTCGCACACGGTTGATATGGACGAG GATTGCTCGATGGCGGTTATTACGTCCTCAAATATCAGCAGCGTGCCAAACACGCGAGTGTATCGAGTCACTCACGGAGCGAACACTATGCTGTTACCGCACGGGACTCTAGTCGAGAGAGCGAGCTCAG AGTCATCGGACACGCGGTCGTTCAACGGCTCCTGGGACAGCAGGTCGTGTGACGGCGAGGACGACAGCGAAGTATCATTACTTGTGAGGG AACGTTCCCTCAGCAGCATAGACGTACCCCCACCACAGATACTGTCGACGCGACTGTCGTGCGGTCTAATGGCGTATTGCACGCTGTGGCGATGCGCGGGCTCGGGCCGGCGACCCACTGTTCTACACGTGTACGGCGGGCCAGAGGTGCAGACAGTTACCAACAGCTACAAG GGTATTCGGCAACTGCGGATGCATATGCTGGCCGCCCGGGGTTTCAACGTGGTCGCAGTCGACTCTAGGGGGTCGAAGCATCGTGGCAGGGCGTGGGAGGCCGCCATAAAGGGGAAGATGGGGCAGGTGGAGCTGGATGACCAG GTAGAAGTATTACAGTGGCTGGCCAAAGAGACCGGCTGCATAGACATGGAACGAGTGGCTATACACGGCTGGAGTTATg gTGGTTACCTCTCGCTAATAGGCCTAGCGACTCGACCCAGCATCTTCAAAGTGTGCGTGGCGGGAGCACCCGTAACGTGTTGGCGACTCTACGACACGGCGTACACGGAGCGATACATGGGTCTACCCGCATGGGCGCCGCATGCGTACAGCAGAGCGAGCGTGCTTGCGCATGCGCCTTTCTTCCCCGACAA AGAAGGCAGGCTACTCATAATCCACGGGTTGGCGGATGAGAACGTACACTTCTGTCATACCGCGGCTTTGCTCGCCGAGCTTGTGCGGTTAGGGAAACCGCATCGCGTACAG GTTTACCCAGGCGAAAGGCATTCTCTGCGGGCGATGCACGCGGCGAAACACTACGAAGCAACTCTACTTCATTTCCTACACGAAAACCTGTGA